In Candidatus Desulfofervidus auxilii, one genomic interval encodes:
- a CDS encoding YkgJ family cysteine cluster protein has translation MELFDFFGEYETLVKKADILFQKIAQEYPSCVRCHIHCCDCCYAPFGLFIIEAAYINFYFNRLERRQRREIFRRMEKTETDILHAKDRLHVFDDDPKMKVFGMGKQRIRCPFLNDKEECDFYVKRPIICRLYGVPLALKEKVYACGSSGFQKGVTYPTVKLDEIYHQLCNLSERLLNWAGSAHPEKCSLMLFVPRALKLPFNNLIKGILE, from the coding sequence ATGGAATTGTTTGATTTTTTTGGAGAATACGAAACACTAGTAAAAAAGGCAGACATTCTCTTTCAAAAGATTGCTCAGGAATATCCTTCTTGTGTGCGATGTCATATTCATTGCTGCGATTGTTGTTATGCCCCTTTTGGTTTATTTATTATTGAAGCAGCTTATATAAATTTCTATTTCAATCGTTTAGAAAGAAGGCAGAGAAGAGAAATTTTTAGAAGGATGGAAAAGACAGAAACAGATATATTGCATGCTAAAGACCGTTTGCATGTATTTGATGATGACCCTAAAATGAAGGTTTTTGGCATGGGAAAACAGCGAATAAGATGTCCATTCCTAAATGACAAAGAAGAATGTGATTTCTATGTAAAAAGACCTATTATCTGTCGCCTTTATGGTGTTCCTCTGGCCTTAAAAGAAAAGGTCTATGCCTGTGGTTCTTCTGGTTTTCAAAAAGGGGTTACTTATCCTACAGTCAAGCTAGACGAAATTTATCATCAACTCTGTAATCTTTCAGAAAGGTTATTAAATTGGGCAGGTTCTGCTCATCCTGAGAAATGTTCACTTATGCTATTTGTTCCCAGGGCCTTAAAATTACCGTTCAATAATCTTATAAAGGGAATTCTTGAGTAA
- a CDS encoding tetratricopeptide repeat protein: MKEPKDIETFVSEQKQMLEENPECASAQYNLGIALLQEGKLDEARIAFEQSIVDGSRMFEAFVNLGYIYFKKGDLEKVVKANQRAVEIEPRYARGYANMGFAYLQMGKTDEAIEVLEKALELNPRIVQAMCNLANAYLQKGDLEKSIEMNKKMLKIAPHFSLGHNNLAYVYYLKGDYQKAIEHCDKALTLGFEVHPEFLKQLEPYRKK; this comes from the coding sequence ATGAAAGAACCAAAAGACATTGAAACTTTTGTTTCTGAACAAAAACAAATGCTTGAAGAGAATCCCGAGTGTGCTAGTGCACAGTATAATTTAGGTATAGCCCTCTTGCAAGAGGGTAAGCTAGATGAGGCACGGATTGCCTTTGAACAATCCATTGTAGATGGCAGCCGGATGTTTGAAGCCTTTGTGAATTTGGGGTATATATATTTTAAAAAAGGAGACCTAGAGAAAGTAGTTAAGGCTAACCAAAGGGCGGTGGAGATAGAACCCAGATATGCCAGGGGTTATGCTAATATGGGATTTGCTTATCTACAGATGGGAAAAACAGATGAGGCTATAGAGGTCTTAGAAAAGGCCTTAGAATTGAATCCTCGTATTGTCCAAGCCATGTGTAATCTAGCCAATGCCTATCTTCAGAAAGGAGATTTAGAAAAAAGTATTGAGATGAATAAGAAAATGCTAAAAATAGCTCCTCATTTTTCCTTAGGACATAACAATTTGGCCTATGTTTATTATTTAAAAGGAGATTACCAAAAGGCCATTGAACATTGTGATAAGGCACTTACTCTAGGGTTTGAAGTACATCCGGAATTTTTAAAACAACTAGAACCATATCGTAAAAAATAG
- a CDS encoding DUF128 domain-containing protein, with the protein MFQETSSDAERKILSILKVLSESSKPLGSITIARELKRHGISLSERAVRYYLRITDERGYTQFLGRNGRMLTSKGLEELKLALAPEQVGFILDKLELLAFQTTFDPQKRRGELPINTSLVDQERFKEALLVMKDVFKAGICVSELVAVASEGEKLGSVVIPKGKIGLATVCSVVINGVLLKSGIPIDSKFGGVLEIKNSKPKRFVAIINYDGTSLDPSEQYIRARMTSVRKVVKTGNGKILANFREIPAPSRTMVEEKIAMLKEVGINGVYVLGNTSEAICQIPVRLNRVGMVLLGGLNPVAAAVEAGIMVENIAESGMLDFEKLVSFWEVLNKYTND; encoded by the coding sequence ATGTTTCAAGAAACTAGTTCTGATGCAGAGAGAAAGATATTATCTATCCTCAAGGTTTTGAGTGAGTCTTCTAAACCGCTGGGCTCAATTACTATTGCGCGAGAGCTTAAACGACATGGAATTTCTTTGAGCGAGAGGGCAGTCAGGTATTACCTAAGAATTACGGATGAAAGAGGTTATACTCAATTCCTGGGTCGCAATGGCAGAATGCTCACTTCAAAGGGGCTTGAAGAACTCAAACTAGCACTAGCGCCAGAACAAGTGGGTTTTATTTTAGATAAACTGGAACTCTTAGCATTTCAAACTACCTTTGACCCTCAAAAAAGGAGGGGAGAACTTCCTATAAATACCTCACTTGTTGACCAGGAAAGATTCAAAGAGGCATTACTGGTGATGAAAGATGTATTTAAGGCCGGAATCTGTGTTAGTGAATTAGTTGCAGTGGCCTCTGAGGGAGAAAAGCTTGGTTCGGTAGTTATCCCAAAAGGGAAAATTGGACTAGCCACAGTTTGTAGTGTGGTTATAAATGGAGTATTGCTTAAGTCAGGCATTCCTATAGACTCTAAGTTTGGAGGGGTGCTTGAAATAAAAAATTCAAAACCCAAGCGATTTGTGGCTATAATCAATTATGATGGCACATCCCTTGATCCATCAGAACAATACATTCGGGCAAGAATGACCAGTGTTAGAAAAGTAGTGAAAACTGGAAATGGGAAAATACTAGCCAATTTCCGTGAGATACCAGCTCCATCCAGAACAATGGTTGAGGAAAAGATAGCCATGCTTAAGGAGGTGGGTATCAATGGGGTTTATGTCTTAGGGAATACTAGTGAGGCAATTTGTCAAATTCCTGTCCGTTTAAATCGAGTGGGTATGGTGTTACTCGGAGGATTAAACCCAGTGGCAGCGGCTGTTGAGGCGGGAATTATGGTTGAAAACATAGCTGAAAGCGGAATGCTTGATTTTGAAAAACTAGTTAGTTTTTGGGAAGTTTTGAATAAATATACCAATGATTGA
- a CDS encoding 4Fe-4S dicluster domain-containing protein produces MSLSTLKLDANFKYSVSQRPGGEHLTYCFACGTCTGSCPTHRLIPALNPQKIIHMILLGFKKSVLSATAIWDCSLCHTCDVVCPQDVRFSKIILVLRQMAYEERYVDQGSLINIGRLAMVYEKFCSGCLVCVRACPFGAIFINKKGFPQIEPVKCRACGICRAECPAKAIKLKEELYW; encoded by the coding sequence TTGTCTTTATCTACCCTAAAGTTGGATGCAAATTTTAAATACAGTGTATCCCAAAGGCCTGGTGGGGAACACCTTACTTATTGTTTTGCCTGTGGGACATGCACCGGTAGTTGTCCTACCCATCGGTTAATCCCAGCGCTCAATCCACAAAAAATCATTCATATGATTTTGCTTGGCTTCAAGAAAAGTGTTCTTTCTGCAACCGCTATCTGGGATTGTTCTTTATGCCATACCTGTGATGTAGTTTGTCCTCAGGATGTCAGATTCAGCAAAATAATACTTGTCTTGCGCCAAATGGCCTATGAAGAAAGATATGTAGATCAGGGTTCCCTTATAAATATAGGTAGGCTTGCTATGGTCTACGAAAAGTTTTGTTCAGGTTGTTTAGTTTGTGTGCGTGCCTGTCCTTTTGGTGCAATATTTATTAATAAAAAGGGATTCCCCCAAATAGAACCAGTAAAATGTAGGGCTTGTGGAATATGTAGAGCTGAATGTCCAGCCAAGGCGATTAAATTAAAGGAGGAGTTATATTGGTAG
- a CDS encoding hydrogenase iron-sulfur subunit: protein MVVCFYCYHCGLEERDLIKTIPSRDIKTNRVACTGKIDSLMLLHALEEGAEQIFVFGCPEEECHNVTGSKKARSRIEYLKKILKELGIKEEVIKFVTVPRVISLYKMKQKFAEGEVNDCR from the coding sequence TTGGTAGTCTGCTTTTATTGTTATCACTGTGGATTGGAAGAAAGGGATTTAATAAAGACTATTCCCTCAAGAGATATAAAAACAAATAGAGTGGCCTGCACAGGGAAAATAGATAGTCTCATGCTTTTGCATGCCTTGGAAGAAGGGGCAGAGCAAATTTTTGTCTTTGGATGCCCCGAAGAAGAATGTCATAATGTGACTGGAAGTAAAAAAGCAAGGAGCAGGATTGAATACCTAAAGAAAATATTAAAAGAGTTAGGGATAAAGGAAGAAGTAATAAAATTTGTAACTGTGCCTAGGGTTATAAGTTTATACAAGATGAAGCAGAAATTTGCAGAGGGGGAGGTTAATGATTGTCGCTGA
- a CDS encoding methylenetetrahydrofolate reductase C-terminal domain-containing protein has product MIVAERKPIREILEMLEGYKKILILGCRACVTVCCAGGQKEVEVMGSIIRIDRKKRNKAVETIERVIDRQCDAIYFSMVDNLIQESEVVLSLACGVGVNMLAETYPKKLILPALNTGFMGITEEQGVWSERCIGCGDCILGKTAGLCPLARCPKGLLNGPCLGSNNGKCEVFPEHDCVWYLIYKRLKGLNQLDKLKAIIPPKDWAKGQPPRKIIREDIRL; this is encoded by the coding sequence ATGATTGTCGCTGAGAGAAAGCCTATAAGAGAGATTTTAGAAATGCTAGAGGGTTATAAAAAAATTCTCATCTTAGGCTGTAGGGCATGTGTAACAGTGTGTTGTGCTGGTGGACAAAAAGAAGTGGAAGTAATGGGTTCTATCATCAGGATAGACCGTAAGAAGAGAAATAAAGCAGTAGAGACGATAGAGAGGGTTATCGATAGACAGTGTGATGCTATTTATTTTTCCATGGTTGACAATCTCATTCAAGAAAGTGAGGTGGTGCTCTCTTTAGCCTGTGGAGTAGGTGTAAATATGTTAGCTGAGACTTATCCTAAAAAATTAATACTACCAGCATTAAACACGGGCTTTATGGGTATTACAGAAGAGCAAGGGGTTTGGTCAGAACGGTGTATTGGCTGTGGAGATTGCATATTAGGCAAGACTGCTGGTTTGTGTCCTTTGGCCAGATGTCCAAAGGGACTCCTTAATGGACCCTGTTTAGGGTCTAATAATGGTAAATGTGAGGTATTTCCAGAACATGATTGTGTGTGGTATTTGATTTACAAACGGCTTAAAGGGTTGAATCAATTGGATAAATTAAAAGCAATCATTCCACCTAAGGATTGGGCCAAAGGACAGCCGCCCAGAAAGATTATCAGAGAGGATATAAGGTTATGA
- a CDS encoding methylenetetrahydrofolate reductase, whose translation MKTALSKGQFVVTAEFYPPKEANGSEIKERALVLKDVVEAVVVRDNPLAQVHTSPIATATLLLNVGLAPIVQISIRDKNRLAIQSDILGAVTLGVKAFFCLEDCHQRVGDNPGAKGVFDLDCVQLISIMKKIEHSLVGTRINPFAHPLELHLINLSKKINAGVDFIQTMPVFDLERFKEFISLIKGENLYLLAGVRPIKSWQALQSTSQMVIPENIVQRIKNTPENKQAEEGIKICVEIIKALKQIKGVNGIHIFAHDWEEAVPILVRQANLK comes from the coding sequence ATGAAAACTGCATTATCTAAAGGTCAATTTGTGGTTACCGCTGAGTTTTATCCTCCTAAAGAGGCAAATGGAAGTGAGATCAAGGAAAGGGCCTTGGTCTTAAAGGATGTGGTGGAGGCAGTGGTAGTGCGAGATAATCCTTTGGCTCAAGTGCATACTAGCCCTATAGCTACAGCAACCTTGCTTTTAAATGTGGGGTTAGCACCCATAGTGCAGATAAGCATAAGGGATAAAAATAGGCTTGCTATTCAGAGTGATATATTAGGTGCTGTTACCTTAGGGGTGAAGGCATTTTTTTGCTTGGAGGACTGTCATCAAAGGGTAGGAGATAATCCAGGAGCCAAAGGTGTGTTTGATCTGGATTGTGTTCAACTTATTTCCATAATGAAAAAAATTGAACATAGTCTTGTAGGAACAAGGATTAATCCTTTTGCCCATCCATTAGAACTTCATCTAATAAATCTTTCTAAAAAAATTAATGCAGGGGTGGATTTCATACAAACAATGCCTGTATTTGACTTGGAGCGGTTTAAAGAATTTATTTCCCTCATCAAAGGAGAAAACCTCTATTTACTGGCAGGGGTAAGGCCTATAAAATCATGGCAAGCCCTCCAATCTACGTCTCAAATGGTTATTCCAGAAAACATCGTTCAAAGGATAAAGAATACCCCTGAAAATAAACAAGCAGAGGAAGGGATAAAAATCTGTGTTGAGATTATAAAGGCTTTAAAGCAAATAAAAGGGGTGAATGGCATCCATATCTTTGCCCATGATTGGGAAGAAGCCGTTCCTATTTTGGTTCGTCAGGCAAATTTAAAATGA
- a CDS encoding hydrogenase iron-sulfur subunit — protein sequence MKKLVIFFCQNLSYKKEEIFKVLDFPSEISIRLIPIPCSAEISVGLLLKILETDLDAIFILTCPETSCQSGEGSIRAKKRVEYTQEILEELGLGKDRLVMFEVDDSENLQQIGRNIKKKCLSIT from the coding sequence ATGAAAAAGCTGGTCATCTTTTTTTGTCAAAATTTGAGTTATAAAAAGGAGGAAATATTTAAAGTGTTGGACTTTCCTAGTGAAATTTCTATTAGGTTAATTCCTATTCCCTGTAGTGCAGAAATATCTGTGGGTCTTCTTTTAAAGATATTGGAAACAGACCTAGATGCAATATTTATCTTAACTTGTCCTGAAACCTCCTGCCAATCAGGAGAAGGAAGCATTAGAGCCAAAAAGAGAGTGGAATATACCCAGGAAATTTTGGAGGAATTGGGTTTAGGTAAAGATAGATTGGTTATGTTTGAGGTTGATGACTCGGAAAATCTACAACAAATAGGAAGGAATATTAAGAAAAAATGCCTAAGTATCACATAA
- a CDS encoding glutamate synthase-related protein codes for MPKYHINVKPAPPRFLPPGKYVLIDREEGCLGCKYCVKKLCPYGVYNKREFDSIQLRDTIDYYCRNCLYCVEACPGGTITLMVNPTYLEIGDSYWKPEIITKIWRQAETGMISVSGAGYRGPFAGSGFDDMWTDMSEIVRPTRDGIHGREYISTDIEIGRKLSYLAFDAQGKLASSTPPLIEIPIPMLFSLPGWGKWGKPVLLSMAKAAKTLNTLFIIPLAQFTKELHPYIDNLGIYIDSLEELSALPKDVKIIEIPYNLSQNFQVIKTSHPQTIVMIKIPLSPEAKQRSLTLTKNGAEVFHFSADDHGLEFAEKPRFIKDIIKDIHLSLVDEGTRDEVTVLVSGGIAMAEHVAKTTICGADGVILDQVLMVALECRLCKDCLQGIPCPIDIENIEPDWGAQRLINLMNAWRDQLLEVLGAMGMRDVRRLRGEMGRAIFYKDVLNEAFASIKRK; via the coding sequence ATGCCTAAGTATCACATAAATGTAAAACCAGCTCCTCCTAGGTTTCTTCCTCCAGGCAAATATGTCTTAATCGATAGAGAAGAGGGATGTCTAGGCTGCAAATATTGTGTGAAAAAGTTATGTCCTTATGGTGTTTATAATAAAAGGGAATTTGATTCCATTCAATTAAGAGACACTATAGATTATTATTGTCGTAATTGTCTTTATTGTGTTGAAGCTTGCCCAGGTGGAACTATTACCTTAATGGTTAATCCTACCTATTTGGAAATAGGTGATAGTTACTGGAAGCCTGAAATTATTACCAAGATTTGGCGCCAAGCAGAGACAGGGATGATTTCGGTCTCAGGGGCAGGTTATAGGGGCCCATTTGCCGGTTCGGGTTTTGATGATATGTGGACAGATATGTCAGAAATTGTTAGACCTACTCGGGATGGTATTCATGGGCGAGAATACATCAGCACTGATATTGAGATTGGGAGAAAACTGTCCTATTTAGCCTTTGATGCCCAGGGGAAGTTGGCCTCATCTACCCCACCTCTGATAGAAATTCCTATTCCTATGCTTTTTTCTTTACCCGGATGGGGAAAGTGGGGGAAACCAGTATTACTTTCTATGGCTAAGGCAGCCAAGACACTGAATACCTTATTTATTATACCCCTGGCACAATTTACAAAAGAACTTCATCCCTATATAGACAATCTTGGCATCTATATAGATTCATTAGAAGAGCTCTCTGCTTTACCAAAGGATGTGAAGATTATTGAAATACCATACAATTTGAGCCAAAATTTTCAAGTCATAAAAACTTCCCATCCTCAAACTATTGTTATGATAAAAATACCTCTATCTCCAGAGGCAAAACAAAGGAGTCTTACCTTAACTAAAAATGGTGCGGAAGTCTTCCATTTTTCCGCCGATGACCATGGTTTGGAATTTGCTGAAAAACCACGATTTATAAAAGATATAATTAAAGACATCCATCTTAGTCTGGTAGATGAAGGAACTAGGGATGAGGTTACTGTCCTGGTGAGTGGAGGGATTGCTATGGCAGAACATGTAGCCAAGACTACTATCTGTGGAGCAGATGGAGTAATTTTAGACCAGGTGCTTATGGTAGCTCTGGAATGCCGATTATGTAAAGACTGTTTGCAGGGGATACCCTGTCCTATAGATATAGAAAACATAGAGCCTGATTGGGGGGCACAACGTTTGATAAATCTTATGAATGCTTGGCGAGACCAATTATTGGAAGTGCTTGGGGCCATGGGGATGCGGGACGTGCGGAGGCTCAGGGGAGAGATGGGAAGGGCTATTTTTTATAAAGATGTTTTAAATGAAGCATTTGCTTCTATTAAAAGGAAATAA